A genomic window from Diospyros lotus cultivar Yz01 chromosome 2, ASM1463336v1, whole genome shotgun sequence includes:
- the LOC127794279 gene encoding stemmadenine O-acetyltransferase-like has product MVVRVEVISREMIKPSSATSHQLRNLKLSLLDQIAPPIYVPMILFYQTDQSGHEIMDPARKSELLRQSLSDTLTQFYPLAGRIEGNVFNDCDDAGAEYVEARVHAPLSQVITNVNMEDLERCLPIKPYGVDAGVSKEFLLAIQTNFFDCGGMAIAVCISHKIADGSSLVSFLNAWAGKARGNGTIMQPNFDLATHFPPRNHLSGFAPTTGITKEKLVTRRFVFDKTVLEKLKATVSNALGGSEAVKDPTRVEAVSAFIWKHMMEAAKANNTKMYVAVHAVNLRPRMIPPQPAETSFGNLWRLATAASPPGGERTSIHLASLLREAIKKINNDFVEELIRDGNGCLEYLKKVGEQLSKGDVEICNFSSWCRFPVYEVDYGWGRPVWAATTTLPFKNVVILMSTRCGDGVEAWVNLLAEDMAALQCDDQFLSLFTTNY; this is encoded by the coding sequence ATGGTGGTGAGAGTTGAAGTGATTTCTAGGGAGATGATTAAACCATCATCTGCCACTTCCCATCAGCTCAGAAACCTCAAGCTTTCGTTGTTAGACCAAATTGCACCGCCGATCTATGTTCCTATGATTCTTTTCTACCAAACTGATCAGTCGGGCCACGAAATCATGGATCCTGCCCGAAAATCTGAGTTGCTCAGGCAATCTTTATCGGATACATTAACTCAATTTTACCCTTTAGCTGGAAGGATCGAAGGCAATGTTTTCAACGACTGTGACGACGCTGGAGCCGAGTATGTTGAAGCTCGGGTCCATGCTCCCTTGTCACAAGTCATCACAAATGTCAATATGGAAGATCTTGAACGATGCCTTCCAATTAAACCTTATGGTGTTGATGCTGGTGTGAGCAAAGAATTCTTGCTAGCCATCCAAACCAACTTCTTCGATTGCGGTGGGATGGCAATCGCTGTGTGCATCTCACACAAGATTGCAGATGGATCCTCGTTGGTTTCCTTCCTCAATGCCTGGGCGGGTAAAGCTCGTGGCAATGGCACAATTATGCAGCCAAATTTTGATTTGGCAACTCATTTCCCTCCCAGAAATCACCTTTCTGGGTTTGCTCCAACTACAGGAATCACCAAGGAGAAGCTAGTGACAAGAAGATTTGTGTTTGATAAAACAGTGCTGGAAAAACTCAAAGCAACTGTGTCAAATGCCTTAGGAGGATCCGAAGCAGTAAAGGATCCAACTAGGGTTGAAGCAGTCTCAGCCTTTATATGGAAGCATATGATGGAGGCGGCCAAGGCCAATAATACCAAAATGTATGTTGCTGTTCATGCAGTGAACTTGAGGCCTAGAATGATCCCCCCCCAGCCTGCAGAGACCTCCTTTGGGAACCTCTGGCGTCTAGCAACTGCAGCATCACCGCCGGGCGGGGAAAGAACTTCCATTCATCTAGCTAGCCTACTAAGGGAagcaataaagaaaattaacaaTGATTTTGTGGAAGAGTTGATCAGAGACGGAAATGGCTGTTTAGAGTATCTTAAGAAGGTAGGAGAACAACTCTCTAAGGGAGATGTTGAGATCTGCAATTTCAGCAGTTGGTGTAGATTTCCGGTTTATGAAGTGGACTATGGTTGGGGAAGGCCTGTTTGGGCAGCTACTACGACCTTGCCATTCAAGAACGTGGTGATTTTGATGAGCACAAGGTGTGGGGATGGAGTTGAAGCGTGGGTTAACTTGCTTGCCGAGGACATGGCTGCGCTTCAATGTGATGACCAGTTCCTTTCTCTTTTTACCactaattattaa
- the LOC127794009 gene encoding stemmadenine O-acetyltransferase-like, translated as MMKTQIISTELIKPSSPTPPQLRHHKLSFFDQRIPHSYVPFIVYYSFDDKISPTKQPEMASKLRSSLPHALTKFYPLAGRMEGENLVDCNDDGIHYAEARVHLRLSDIIESPEAEALEQLIPFKIDGNELTRAEPLAVQVNLFGCGGIAIGFCISHRIADGWSLITFIKSWAATARGEPDSVSPNLNLASLFPPRDSLGYKPEHVVPKERFPFRRFVFTAEAIAALRAKAVGLVSSSPHPTRVELVSALIWKCSIGNNSISLASHPVNLRPRMQPRLPENSFGNLFQMAIAEADGEADLGTLIQNLRAAIGKMDSDYGRRLVGEEGFEVAGNNLRGMKELFAREGARFLRFSSFCGFPIREADFGWGKPIWWSTGYGGKNLIFLVDSRSEGGIEAWVSMNEEDMAKFEHHPELQAHASI; from the coding sequence ATGATGAAGACCCAAATCATCTCCACAGAACTCATCAAGCCGTCTTCTCCAACTCCTCCTCAACTCAGACACCACAAACTTTCCTTCTTCGATCAACGAATCCCTCACAGTTACGTCCCTTTCATTGTTTACTACTCTTTCGACGACAAAATCAGCCCCACCAAACAACCGGAGATGGCTTCCAAGCTGAGGAGTTCACTTCCACATGCCCTAACCAAATTCTACCCCCTCGCCGGAAGAATGGAGGGCGAGAACCTAGTCGACTGTAACGACGATGGGATTCACTACGCCGAAGCCCGAGTTCATCTCCGGCTTTCAGATATCATCGAAAGCCCAGAAGCCGAGGCATTGGAGCAGCTTATTCCATTCAAAATAGACGGCAATGAACTGACCAGAGCCGAGCCATTAGCCGTTCAGGTAAACTTGTTCGGCTGCGGCGGCATAGCCATAGGTTTCTGCATTTCACACAGAATCGCCGACGGGTGGAGCTTGATCACATTCATAAAATCCTGGGCGGCGACGGCTCGCGGCGAACCCGATTCAGTGTCTCCAAATCTCAATTTGGCGTCCTTGTTCCCACCAAGAGACTCGCTCGGGTACAAACCCGAACATGTAGTTCCGAAAGAGAGATTCCCGTTTCGGAGATTCGTCTTCACCGCCGAAGCAATCGCTGCTCTGAGAGCCAAGGCAGTTGGATTAGTCTCCTCTTCCCCGCACCCGACCCGCGTAGAGTTGGTATCGGCTTTAATATGGAAATGCTCCATCGGGAACAATTCCATTTCCCTGGCGTCCCATCCGGTGAATCTGAGACCGAGAATGCAGCCGAGGTTGCCAGAAAATTCCTTCGGGAACCTCTTCCAGATGGCGATTGCGGAGGCCGACGGGGAGGCGGATTTGGGTACTTTGATACAAAACCTGAGAGCTGCAATTGGGAAAATGGACAGTGATTATGGAAGAAGATTAGTGGGAGAGGAAGGATTCGAAGTTGCAGGGAATAATTTGAGGGGGATGAAAGAACTTTTTGCGAGGGAAGGAGCGAGATTCTTGAGGTTTAGTAGCTTTTGTGGATTCCCAATTCGAGAAGCGGATTTTGGATGGGGAAAGCCGATTTGGTGGAGTACAGGATATGGGGGTAAGAATCTGATTTTCCTTGTGGATTCGAGATCTGAAGGGGGAATAGAAGCGTGGGTGTCCATGAATGAGGAAGACATGGCCAAGTTCGAGCATCATCCTGAGTTGCAGGCTCATGCTtcaatttga